The Hevea brasiliensis isolate MT/VB/25A 57/8 chromosome 9, ASM3005281v1, whole genome shotgun sequence nucleotide sequence TGTCCAGTCATCTTCTTTTGCAAGCTCCTCTAGGAACCTGCCTCCAGGGTTGACGACCATACAAGTGAAACCAGCAACTATGCCTTCTCAGACTCTTCCTGATGTGGGTGGTAAACATCATCATTGCAATACTACTGGAACTGATTTTCTTACTGCTTTTCACCATTCATCTGCAGTTTCCCATTCTCATAGTTCCATGGTTTCAAACCCACACCTGAAGAGTTCATTTGGATCAGCATTGTTTGTTCAACCTCCATTCTTTCCATTCAGTGCAGGAATTAATCCAAATTTTTCCATGAACATGAGCTATGGGAACAACATTAATGTTGGAGAGAGAATGAAGTCAAATACTTTTGGCATTAATCTGCCTGACCATTACCAGAAAATCAGAAAGAGGCCTGCAGCAACAGCAGATGATTTGTTGAGATCCACAAAAATGCCTAGACCGATCTGTGAAGATTCAAATGCAGCCACAGAGCTGGCGAGAGGGAAATCTAGCAGTGAAATCTGGCATAACGCTGGGGCACATCAACCCAATTCAAATGGGAATAAAGCTATTGAAGTAGGATGTGGTCCAAATGAGGCCGAGAAGGAGGGGCTTGGAACTTCACATGACGTTGATTCTTGCAAAGCAGATGGTATGGTGAAATCAGGTCCCATTAAACTTACTGCAGGAGCAAAGCACGTCCTGAAACCCAGTGGGAATATGGATCAAGATAATTCCAGGCTCATGCATTCAACCATCCCTTTTGCTGCTGTGACTGATTGTGACAGTTTTTTGGATTCTCAGAAGAAATCAATGATTTACAGGTTTTAGGGGTATGTCCTGTCAAATGCATATGTGCCTTGCCTATGTCTCTGTGCTTGTTCATGCTTATTAAATGTAACATAAATCAGACGTAATGAAACATTTTAAAGCCGAggtttcttctttttttcctgTTAAAACTTGGCTCTAGGTGTGAAATTATGTAATAACAATTTACAATTAATATTGCAACTTCTGAATGTTGTGCTGTGCTGTTTGATATTTGCTTCTTTGATCAAGTGCTATCCTTCCAGGGTCTCTGCTGCACCTGTTCGTGTGTTGGGAAAAAAATATGAACAATTTATTTTGTCTCTTGTCAGTTCATAAAAATAACaacaaattaatataaaatacacAGGAAAAAAAATCTATGTTGATAAAAAGGAATTTTAGTGAATTTCTTAAAAGATTTCAAAGTATAATTGAAATTAGAgttcaaaatagaaaaaaaaaatttatgatttaCTTTTTATGTAACATATCATGATGGGACAACATAATACTAGGttgtatgaaaaaaaaaaagctgaaTTTTTTAGGAATtagcaatttaattcaaaatttctaatttgataattttgtataatttaatgaataatttattcaattgactaaaattgaacataattataagaaaaaataacactttattaattaagaaaataaaagaattaatttttaaaataagtaagaaattataaataaatacttTTTACTTAGAAATTATTACTTATTTAATAGagtaaaaaattgtattatcttgTTCTCATTTAACAAAATTAACACTTAAGTTTAATATTTCAtatcattttttgtcattttgatatattaaattacttttaaacgCCTTTTAATCaagtatttaaattatttaaaatttatttttaagattaataacaaaataattttaagaaatattatcaaataattaattacttatttttaaatttacttataaattaaaaaatacattttaaaataaaaatcgaaagaaaatagctaaatctcAATTTTAGTGTATCCTATCATATTTGTCGCCATATATTAGTAAAATTTGATATGTATATCCATCCAATCTAATTGCTTTCTTATAttctattattattttctttattttttaatgcaaagttattatatatatatatatatatatatatatatatatatactttttttctaaaaaaaaaaaaaaaaggtgcacAGGGTTATGGCTACAAGCCAAATAGAAATGGTACAACAAGAGAGATAAAAGAATCATTTCTTCATTGTACACCAATAATGATCCCTTTTCTTGGCTTTGTATGGCATTTTCATCATATGAATGAAATACACATGTACAATTCAATTTGCTGCAGGATTTGTGAGAGAGGAAGTGCTATCAGTGCTTTTTGACTTCTCTTTCAGCCTGAAAAGTCAGTAAACTCATCATCaagtataaatatataatatatagagAGAGAACAGAAGAGAGGAAATGTTTTTTAATTGCTTACAGCTCTGATAGCTCTCTCAAAAGCATCCCAGCCATATTTTTCAACATATTGCGCCACTGATTTCCTAGCATCGAGGCTCATCATCTGGAGAATCTTCCTTTGATCCTCTGAATAGCTTCCGCTCGCTCTGCCTCCGATCTTCACATACTTCCGGACCAGATTCTCGTAAATATATGCAGCCCCATTGAATGTAGGCAACACCAGCCACATACAAAACACCAGCTTTATGTATGCCCAGAATGGAAGCCTGATCATGcatgaatatatatatttttttcacaaATATAAAATCGGAGTAATTTTCGCAAATGGAGGGAAGTTGATGTCTAAACCCGGTTTATGAACAAGTGGGACTAGACAAGAATTAAATACACAGTCAGCTTAGACAGGTTTCAAATACGAGTTGCTTTTATTGAGAGATGagcagaagaagatgaagaagaaggcgGCAGCTTACCAGATTAGTATTCTCCAGCAGGATAACTCAAATAGGGTTATGAATGAATAAATTATCCAATATGTTAGCCATTGCTGGTCATCAAGCGTTGAAGGGCTTTCGATAGCTCGCAAAGATGCATATCTATTCACCCATATGAAAACTTAACATCAATATACACGTACacatgtatatatataagtaattaTATTAAAGAAATATATCAACTTACAATGGGAAAAGAAGCATGATTCCTGGCCTGGTTCAATACAGAAATTATCAGATTTTTGCATTATGATACATCAAGAAATTGGATGTGGCACTTAGGTATTAAAAGAAAAATCATGAATAAATTAACATGAAGAAATGAAGTCACTGTAAATATATAATACCCCACAAGGGCGTCCAAACGCTTTGCAATAACTCCAAGAAAACCCATGTTGAAATTAATTAATGCTGTTGCTCTGATCTTCTGATTTATTCGATCAATCAACGAAAAGATTTATAAAGATAAAGattaatgaaagagagaaaatgcatGGGAAGGATCAGAAAATCCGCAAAGGATTTTATGGGTATGTGTGTTGCTCATGAAACCAAGTAAAGAATTTGTCTAGGCCAAGCCTAAAGTTTTCTTTCCCCCAAAGAACAAGAAAAGCATTGACCGAAAGAAAGATGAGGGAAAGGGCAAACTTGGAGCTGCCTCCTTGCCTTAATTTGGGAACCATAACTTGAATGTCACAGACGTTACCTTTCTTTTTCTCGCTCATCTCTTCCTTTCCAAATCAAAAGTTTATCTTACTCTTGAAAGGATTTTTCGCAATGAATAAATGACCTGTTTTAATGAAATTGTACGTAGATTATTTAATTATGAACTTTTATAACAAAATGTATACAGTTTCAATTGCAATGGGTAAAATATCCATTCCCTTATGCAACTTTTTTCATGGGGAAAATTACATGGCTATCAAAttgtataaaataatgaataaactatttactttaatgaaaaattatataatttgtttaaataCGTAAATTTTCATTAAGTTTTCCAATCTATCCATTTTTATTGTGCAGAACATCCATTCAggggaaaaaaatttaaataacccAATATTCGTTTAAATGCATATAATAGAGAGTTTCATTAATTTATCGTGATATCTCCATTTCTCAATTAAGCATATGAAATCTTTCAAGGACCAGCTTCTATAGCTAGATTGATCTGCCACTATCGGACACGAATCTACTTGATCAGTTCTTAGCGTAGCCAAGTTGCCTTTATCATCTTTTGCTGGTTGGGCAGAGTTTGTTTGAGCTGTAGCTGGTTCGGTTGCTGGGGGATCAAGGTCCATTTGATCAGTTTCTGGCTGGTCGATTAGTTTCTGGTGAAGCTTGGTTGCATCACTTTGATATTCAGACAGGAGACCCATGAACAAGTTGAGTAAATGCTGGACCTTTTATATTGACGCCATTGCTGGAATAATATCTTCTCTCAAGAGTTTTTGCTTTCTCATTCCCTGCAAAATGTGAGACGGGAGAAATCAGACGATGTTTAGCCAATGCATTTTGCCTAAAATAATCTtaactaaaaattgagaaaaatagaagaattaattatgattgtgaagcTACTTGAAACAGTATTCCTGGGATCACAAGCTAGAAACATcactaataatataaatattgtagAACCACAATCATTGAATATGGGATCACGCATTTGTAAAATATGTGAAGGAATCTTTACAAGCACACAAGGTTGCCAAGCCAAATTCTTTGTATCCGCAGATGTGGATTCAGCCATCCCAGCAGGCAATCCAAGAAAGCGTTCACAGAACTCTCGCAAACCAGACTTGTCTGCCTCCCTGCAAACAAAGTTttccatttttattattattttttttcttcttttaccaAACAAAGATATAGATATGTCAATTTCCTGGCTAAATGCTTCCCTGAGGAAGGCCCACGTGTACTTTGCACCACCAATGGTAATGTACTAATGTGCATCAGTGGAATCACAGAGTTCAGATAAAAACCTGTCAAAGAAGCGCATGTAAGACACCAGGCACTGGCAATATTCATTTGGGGACTTTCAAGCCAAAGACTGAGCCTCCAAATGAGTGCATGTCTGCACTACATCATTTGTCCTCCTGTAAAAACACATTGTAACGGTTCAAACGTAAGGAGCAAGTTATTTTAACCATAAACATGAACTTGAAAGCTTTAACCAGAAACAGAGACATCATGAAGCAAAGAATCACATGCAAAATCACATAAACAGGACCGAGAAACAAATAAATTGGTTGTCATTAGTTTTCATGAGATAAATTCCACAGCCCCTGCTAAGTAGCAGTACAAGATAAGTTTAGCAAGGC carries:
- the LOC110658982 gene encoding HVA22-like protein f encodes the protein MGFLGVIAKRLDALVGPGIMLLFPLYASLRAIESPSTLDDQQWLTYWIIYSFITLFELSCWRILIWLPFWAYIKLVFCMWLVLPTFNGAAYIYENLVRKYVKIGGRASGSYSEDQRKILQMMSLDARKSVAQYVEKYGWDAFERAIRAAEREVKKH